A DNA window from Rhizobium sp. NXC14 contains the following coding sequences:
- a CDS encoding DUF4345 domain-containing protein — protein MEFYFPTELGEQLAFCAAAFTALAGFIMMFAPGHAFRLLGLQVQEGRSEGYGEGRSMGGFYLGFGLSAILLAQDWIYMALGASFSMAAFARIISILSDKGSNLVNYLLLVVQVVLAALPLLYVFGFIQT, from the coding sequence ATGGAATTCTATTTTCCGACCGAACTCGGCGAGCAACTCGCCTTCTGCGCCGCCGCTTTTACGGCGCTGGCCGGCTTCATCATGATGTTTGCGCCGGGCCATGCTTTCCGTCTTCTCGGCTTGCAGGTGCAGGAGGGGCGGTCGGAAGGATATGGCGAGGGACGCTCGATGGGCGGCTTCTATCTCGGCTTCGGGCTTTCGGCGATCCTGCTTGCGCAGGACTGGATCTACATGGCGCTCGGCGCCTCCTTCAGCATGGCTGCCTTTGCGCGGATCATATCGATCCTGTCCGATAAGGGGAGCAATCTGGTCAACTATTTACTTCTGGTTGTGCAAGTCGTGCTTGCTGCGTTACCGCTGCTTTATGTTTTCGGCTT